In Nocardioides conyzicola, one genomic interval encodes:
- a CDS encoding PspC domain-containing protein, with protein MTTTPPEAPSGPPPQDPTGDSGPRVSGEQIRDLGRLRRSITDRKVAGVAGGLGRHLDIDPLVLRVAFVVLVFFGGAGLILYGACWLLVPGDNDQRAAINLDERTRSIVLVVVGGLAALALIGNSWGGAFWFPWPLAVVALIALWLLTRNSSNPATPPVPPGAPTYPPTYAPTYAAPEQANPYAAAPAPAYYPPQPPPYVAPPVIQRVPNPRKRGPILFWFTLALIALAEGILGIADLAGANIASPAYPALAVAICGVMLLVGSFFGRAGGIIAVGLVASVVLAGTTAADRWDGETLTPTPTSSAGLRDSYRIDAGEIVLDLRDVSDVAALDGRTIELDADFGHLEVILPRGLAATVNADVNGPGNIELFGQEHGGIDISQNEFNGSATDPAITINAQLSVGQIEVHR; from the coding sequence ATGACCACGACACCGCCCGAAGCACCATCCGGCCCGCCGCCGCAGGACCCCACCGGGGACAGCGGCCCCCGGGTCAGCGGAGAACAGATCCGCGACCTCGGCAGGCTGCGCCGCTCCATCACCGACCGCAAGGTGGCCGGTGTCGCAGGCGGCCTCGGACGCCACCTCGACATCGACCCGCTCGTGCTGCGCGTCGCGTTCGTGGTGCTGGTCTTCTTCGGCGGCGCCGGCCTGATCCTGTACGGCGCCTGCTGGCTGCTGGTGCCCGGCGACAACGACCAGCGCGCGGCGATCAACCTCGACGAGCGCACCCGCTCGATCGTGCTGGTCGTCGTCGGCGGGCTCGCCGCCCTCGCGCTGATCGGCAACAGCTGGGGCGGTGCCTTCTGGTTCCCCTGGCCGCTCGCGGTCGTCGCGCTGATCGCCCTGTGGCTGCTCACCCGCAACAGCAGCAACCCGGCCACCCCACCGGTGCCTCCCGGCGCGCCGACGTACCCCCCGACGTACGCACCGACGTACGCCGCTCCCGAGCAGGCGAACCCGTACGCCGCCGCGCCCGCGCCGGCCTACTACCCGCCGCAGCCGCCGCCGTACGTCGCGCCGCCGGTCATCCAGCGGGTGCCGAACCCCCGCAAGCGCGGGCCGATCCTCTTCTGGTTCACGCTCGCCCTGATCGCGCTCGCCGAGGGCATCCTCGGCATCGCCGACCTGGCCGGCGCGAACATCGCCAGCCCCGCGTACCCGGCCCTCGCGGTGGCGATCTGCGGCGTGATGCTGCTGGTCGGCTCCTTCTTCGGCCGAGCCGGCGGCATCATCGCCGTGGGCCTGGTCGCGTCCGTCGTCCTGGCCGGCACCACAGCCGCCGATCGCTGGGACGGCGAGACGCTCACCCCGACGCCCACCTCGTCCGCGGGCCTCCGGGACAGCTACCGCATCGATGCCGGCGAGATCGTCCTCGACCTGCGCGACGTCTCCGACGTGGCGGCGCTGGACGGACGCACCATCGAGCTGGACGCCGACTTCGGGCACCTCGAGGTGATCCTGCCGCGCGGCCTCGCCGCCACCGTTAACGCCGACGTGAACGGTCCGGGCAACATCGAGCTCTTCGGCCAGGAGCACGGCGGGATCGACATCTCGCAGAACGAGTTCAACGGGTCGGCCACCGACCCCGCGATCACCATCAACGCCCAGCTCAGCGTCGGGCAGATCGAGGTGCACCGATGA
- a CDS encoding PspC domain-containing protein — MSSARATADAGASVPTGTRRAYRDTQEPILGGVAAGLARHLGFPVLWVRAGFVLAALLGGFGIALYAGLWWMLPSDQRFETAAPGIESASRGGRRPGRIRRLGDVGPAIALAALGFGGILLLEAVLGRGAVFWPLVMGIVGVALLWRQADEAQRERWLDGTGRIEPMRVVFGNGGWASYARVAAGVGLIVMALVLYSAHGGSISLARDIIVAALLTVVGLAIVIGPWVYRLAADLSDERAERVRTQERADVAAHLHDSVLQTLALIQKNADDGATVARLARAQERDLRGWLYAGESTDERTVASALRGAAARTEDEYGVSVEVVNVGDCDVDEGLRPIVHATGEAVTNAAKHAGTGKVDVYAEITDGAVDVFVRDRGRGFDLSTVPADRYGVRNSIIDRMQRHGGSAEVRSEPGDGTEVRLHLARQPRQEDDHE; from the coding sequence ATGAGCAGCGCACGTGCCACCGCCGACGCAGGCGCGTCGGTCCCGACGGGGACTCGGCGCGCCTACCGCGACACGCAGGAGCCCATCCTCGGCGGCGTCGCCGCGGGGCTCGCCCGGCACCTCGGCTTCCCGGTGCTCTGGGTGCGGGCCGGCTTCGTGCTGGCCGCGCTGCTCGGCGGCTTCGGCATCGCGCTGTACGCCGGGCTCTGGTGGATGCTGCCGTCCGACCAGCGCTTCGAGACCGCCGCGCCGGGCATCGAGAGCGCCAGCCGCGGCGGCCGCCGCCCCGGGCGGATCCGGCGGCTCGGCGACGTCGGCCCGGCGATCGCCCTCGCGGCGCTCGGGTTCGGCGGGATCCTGCTGCTCGAGGCGGTGCTCGGCCGGGGCGCGGTCTTCTGGCCACTGGTGATGGGCATCGTCGGCGTGGCGCTGCTCTGGCGGCAGGCCGACGAGGCGCAGCGCGAGCGCTGGCTCGACGGCACCGGCCGGATCGAGCCGATGCGCGTCGTCTTCGGCAACGGCGGCTGGGCGTCGTACGCCCGGGTCGCCGCCGGCGTCGGGCTGATCGTGATGGCGCTGGTCCTCTACTCGGCGCACGGCGGCTCGATCTCCCTGGCGCGCGACATCATCGTCGCGGCGCTGCTGACCGTCGTCGGGCTGGCGATCGTGATCGGGCCCTGGGTCTACCGGCTCGCCGCCGACCTCTCCGACGAGCGTGCCGAGCGGGTGCGCACCCAGGAGCGCGCCGACGTCGCGGCCCACCTGCACGACTCGGTCCTGCAGACGCTCGCCCTGATCCAGAAGAACGCCGACGACGGTGCCACCGTCGCCCGGCTGGCGCGGGCGCAGGAGCGCGACCTGCGCGGCTGGCTCTACGCCGGGGAGTCGACCGACGAGCGCACCGTGGCCAGCGCGCTGCGCGGCGCCGCGGCCCGCACCGAGGACGAGTACGGCGTCTCGGTCGAGGTCGTCAACGTCGGCGACTGCGACGTCGACGAGGGACTGCGCCCGATCGTGCACGCGACCGGCGAGGCGGTCACCAACGCCGCCAAGCACGCCGGCACCGGCAAGGTCGACGTCTACGCGGAGATCACGGACGGGGCGGTCGACGTGTTCGTGCGTGACCGCGGCCGCGGGTTCGACCTGTCGACGGTGCCGGCGGACCGGTACGGCGTCCGCAACAGCATCATCGACCGCATGCAGCGACACGGAGGCTCGGCCGAGGTCCGGTCGGAGCCCGGCGACGGGACCGAGGTGCGGCTGCACCTCGCTCGTCAGCCCCGACAGGAGGACGACCATGAGTGA
- a CDS encoding response regulator transcription factor: MSEQRGPVGIVIVDDHAMFRRGVRAELETVGRGLVDVRAEAADVDEAIAAVTQHRPQVVLLDVHLPGGGGVEVMRRMTLTGASPDTRYLALSVSDAAEDVIGTIRGGARGYVTKTITGPELVQAIGRVAEGDAVFSPRLAGFVLDAFSGSIDVAAVDEDLDRLTEREREVMRLIARGYAYKEVAKELFISIKTVETHMSSVLRKLQLSSRHELTRWASDRRLL, encoded by the coding sequence ATGAGTGAGCAGCGCGGCCCGGTGGGCATCGTCATCGTCGACGACCACGCGATGTTCCGCAGGGGTGTGCGCGCCGAGCTGGAGACCGTCGGCCGTGGCCTCGTCGACGTCCGGGCCGAGGCCGCCGACGTCGACGAGGCGATCGCGGCGGTCACGCAGCACCGGCCGCAGGTGGTGCTGCTCGACGTGCACCTGCCGGGTGGGGGTGGCGTCGAGGTGATGCGGCGGATGACCCTCACCGGCGCCTCGCCGGACACCCGCTACCTCGCGCTCAGCGTCAGCGACGCCGCCGAGGACGTCATCGGCACCATCCGCGGCGGCGCCCGCGGCTACGTCACCAAGACGATCACCGGCCCCGAGCTGGTCCAGGCGATCGGCCGGGTCGCCGAGGGCGACGCCGTCTTCTCGCCGCGGTTGGCCGGCTTCGTGCTGGACGCCTTCTCCGGCTCCATCGACGTCGCCGCCGTCGACGAGGACCTGGACCGCCTCACCGAGCGCGAGCGGGAGGTGATGCGGCTCATCGCCCGCGGCTACGCCTACAAGGAGGTGGCCAAGGAGCTCTTCATCTCCATCAAGACCGTCGAGACCCACATGTCGAGCGTGCTCCGCAAGCTGCAGCTCTCCTCGCGACACGAGCTCACGCGGTGGGCCTCGGACCGCCGCCTCCTGTGA
- a CDS encoding APC family permease: MTATADHELDKHGESELTRSITGRLLFFYVLGDVLGSGIYVLIGLVAGAVGGAFWLAFAVGVTVATMTGLAYAELVTKYPQAAGAALYVNKAFGNRFLTFLMAVCMLSACFAAAGSLATGFAAYFEEIWALPPALLVSLAFIVVLSIVNYVGITESAVANMAMTFVEVAGLLLIMTIGIVYVAQGKADFGTLTELHTDANPVLGVVAGVALAFFAMTGFENAANVAEETVDPRRTFPRALVAGMVTAGVVYVLVAVTAALVVPISTLADSDAALLEVVKADVLPFPVGFMTTLFAVVAMVAIANTTLVSVVTQSRILYGMAREDVVPGAFARVHSSRRSPWVALCFAGLVVCSLLVVGWLLNQAGVGLDVVARLATVTVVFTLFIYALVILACFRLRGTDEDGDHYRAPTVLLGVGLVGNLVLLAYVVYDDPHSLLWCAGLLGLGLALYAAERLVGTRDAPVTEAA; encoded by the coding sequence GTGACTGCCACCGCTGACCATGAGCTGGACAAGCACGGCGAGAGCGAGCTGACGAGGTCGATCACCGGCCGCCTGCTCTTCTTCTACGTGCTCGGCGACGTGCTGGGCTCCGGCATCTACGTGCTGATCGGCCTGGTCGCCGGCGCGGTGGGCGGCGCCTTCTGGCTGGCGTTCGCCGTCGGAGTCACCGTCGCCACCATGACCGGGCTGGCGTACGCCGAGCTCGTGACGAAGTACCCGCAGGCTGCGGGGGCGGCGCTCTACGTCAACAAGGCGTTCGGCAACCGGTTCCTCACCTTCCTGATGGCCGTCTGCATGCTCTCCGCGTGCTTCGCGGCCGCAGGATCCCTCGCGACCGGCTTTGCGGCGTACTTCGAGGAGATCTGGGCCCTCCCGCCGGCGCTGCTGGTGTCGCTGGCGTTCATCGTCGTGCTCAGCATCGTCAACTACGTCGGCATCACCGAGTCGGCGGTCGCCAACATGGCGATGACCTTCGTCGAGGTCGCCGGCCTGCTGCTCATCATGACCATCGGCATCGTGTACGTCGCCCAGGGCAAGGCCGACTTCGGGACGCTCACCGAGCTGCACACGGACGCCAACCCGGTCCTCGGCGTGGTCGCCGGTGTCGCGCTCGCCTTCTTCGCGATGACCGGCTTCGAGAACGCCGCCAACGTCGCCGAGGAGACGGTCGACCCCCGGCGTACCTTCCCCCGCGCGCTGGTCGCCGGCATGGTGACCGCCGGCGTCGTCTACGTCCTGGTCGCGGTCACGGCAGCGCTCGTGGTCCCCATCAGCACGCTGGCCGACTCCGACGCCGCCCTGCTCGAGGTCGTCAAGGCCGACGTGCTGCCGTTCCCGGTCGGGTTCATGACCACGCTCTTCGCCGTGGTCGCGATGGTGGCCATCGCCAACACCACGCTGGTCTCCGTCGTCACCCAGTCGCGCATCCTCTACGGCATGGCCCGCGAGGACGTCGTCCCGGGCGCCTTCGCCCGGGTCCACTCGAGCCGGCGCAGCCCGTGGGTGGCGCTCTGCTTCGCCGGCCTGGTGGTCTGCTCGCTGCTCGTGGTCGGGTGGCTCCTCAACCAGGCCGGGGTCGGGCTGGACGTCGTCGCCCGGCTCGCCACCGTGACGGTCGTGTTCACCCTCTTCATCTACGCGTTGGTCATCCTGGCCTGCTTCCGCCTGCGTGGCACCGACGAGGACGGCGACCACTACCGGGCGCCGACCGTGCTCCTCGGCGTCGGGCTGGTCGGCAACCTCGTGCTCCTCGCGTACGTCGTCTACGACGACCCGCACTCGCTGCTCTGGTGCGCCGGTCTGCTCGGGCTCGGGCTCGCGCTGTACGCCGCGGAACGGCTGGTCGGCACGCGCGACGCGCCTGTCACCGAGGCCGCCTGA
- the pcrA gene encoding DNA helicase PcrA, translated as MSTSIPLPGLESVAPSDPPPRRGPSRDELLEGLNEPQRAAVMHDGAPLLVVAGAGSGKTRVLTRRIAWLISERRAHPGSILAITFTNKAAAEMKERVEELVGKRARIMWVSTFHSACVRILRKESDKLGYKSNFSIYDAADQKRLMTLVCNDLDLDPKRFQPGAMLHWVSNQKNELRDPDDAAKDARNNLEETYAAVYATYQRRLREANALDFDDLIMGTVHLLQTYPEVRETYRRRFRHVLVDEYQDTNHAQYALIHQLCADNPEETGDAERVEAAELMVVGDADQSIYAFRGANIRNILDFEQDFPNATSILLEQNYRSTQTILNAANAVIGHNKGRKEKRLWSDAGDGERIVGYVADDERDEARFVSEEIDRLTDKGELRPGDMAVFYRTNAQSRVFEEVFIRTGQPYKVVGGVRFYERREVRDALAYLRMLVNPADQVSLRRILNTPKRGIGDRAVACVQALADRDRTTFWEALRRADEAPGLATRSLTQIQAFVAMVEELQSMVDAGERADVVLESVLARSGYLTWLEESDDPQDETRLENLAELVAVAREFAEDPLAGPSADPTDVEAGIVAPGLGDFLERVALVADTDQLPDDDPDDQGVVTLMTLHTAKGLEFPAVFLTGLEDGVFPHSRALGDQTELEEERRLAYVGVTRARSRLYISRAVVRSAWGAPSHNPGSRFLDELPVDLVDWRRTEAAQTQWGRPDLASGSAARLGAPTAAGRRNFSAAAVRADAAARAKPARAIPSLEPGDRVLHDSFGMGTVVALEGVDEKTVASIDFGSEGVKRLLLRYAPVEKL; from the coding sequence ATGAGTACGTCGATCCCGCTCCCCGGCCTCGAGTCCGTCGCGCCCTCCGATCCGCCACCGCGCCGGGGACCGAGCCGCGACGAGCTCCTCGAGGGACTCAACGAGCCGCAGCGCGCCGCCGTGATGCACGACGGCGCGCCCCTGCTGGTGGTCGCGGGTGCCGGCTCCGGCAAGACCCGGGTGCTGACCCGTCGGATCGCGTGGTTGATCTCCGAGCGGCGCGCGCACCCGGGCTCGATCCTCGCGATCACCTTCACCAACAAGGCCGCCGCCGAGATGAAGGAGCGCGTCGAGGAGCTGGTCGGCAAGCGGGCCCGGATCATGTGGGTGTCGACGTTCCACTCCGCCTGCGTGCGCATCCTGCGCAAGGAGTCCGACAAGCTCGGCTACAAGTCCAACTTCTCGATCTACGACGCCGCCGACCAGAAGCGGCTGATGACGCTGGTCTGCAACGACCTCGACCTCGACCCCAAGCGCTTCCAGCCGGGCGCGATGCTGCACTGGGTCTCCAACCAGAAGAACGAGCTGCGCGACCCCGACGACGCCGCCAAGGACGCCCGCAACAACCTCGAGGAGACGTACGCCGCCGTCTACGCGACGTACCAGCGCCGGCTCCGCGAGGCCAACGCCCTCGACTTCGACGACCTGATCATGGGCACGGTCCACCTCCTGCAGACCTACCCGGAGGTGCGCGAGACCTACCGGCGCCGGTTCCGGCACGTGCTGGTCGACGAGTACCAGGACACCAACCACGCGCAGTACGCCTTGATCCACCAGCTCTGCGCCGACAACCCTGAGGAGACCGGCGACGCCGAGCGGGTCGAGGCCGCGGAGCTGATGGTGGTCGGCGACGCCGACCAGTCGATCTACGCCTTCCGCGGCGCCAACATCCGCAACATCCTCGACTTCGAGCAGGACTTCCCCAACGCGACCTCGATCCTGCTCGAGCAGAACTACCGCTCCACGCAGACCATCCTGAACGCCGCCAACGCGGTGATCGGCCACAACAAGGGCCGCAAGGAGAAGCGCTTGTGGTCCGACGCCGGCGACGGCGAGCGGATCGTCGGGTACGTCGCCGACGACGAGCGCGACGAGGCGCGGTTCGTCTCCGAGGAGATCGACCGGCTCACCGACAAGGGCGAGCTCCGGCCGGGCGACATGGCCGTCTTCTACCGCACCAACGCCCAGTCCCGGGTGTTCGAGGAGGTGTTCATCCGCACCGGCCAGCCCTACAAGGTCGTCGGCGGGGTTCGCTTCTACGAGCGCCGCGAGGTGCGCGACGCGCTGGCCTACCTGCGGATGCTGGTCAACCCCGCCGACCAGGTGTCGCTGCGCCGGATCCTCAACACTCCCAAGCGCGGCATCGGCGACCGTGCGGTCGCCTGCGTGCAGGCGCTGGCCGACCGGGACCGGACGACCTTCTGGGAGGCGCTGCGGCGTGCCGACGAGGCGCCGGGCCTGGCGACGCGGTCGTTGACCCAGATCCAGGCGTTCGTGGCGATGGTCGAGGAGCTCCAGTCGATGGTCGATGCCGGCGAGCGTGCCGACGTCGTGCTCGAGAGCGTGCTGGCGCGGTCCGGCTACCTGACCTGGCTCGAGGAGAGCGACGACCCGCAGGACGAGACCCGGCTGGAGAACCTCGCCGAGCTCGTCGCCGTGGCCCGCGAGTTCGCCGAGGACCCGCTCGCCGGGCCGTCCGCGGACCCGACCGACGTGGAGGCCGGGATCGTCGCGCCCGGCCTCGGCGACTTCCTCGAACGGGTCGCGCTCGTCGCCGACACCGACCAGCTCCCCGACGACGACCCCGACGACCAGGGCGTGGTCACGCTGATGACGCTGCACACCGCCAAGGGCCTGGAGTTCCCGGCGGTCTTCCTGACCGGCCTCGAGGACGGGGTCTTCCCGCACTCCCGGGCCCTGGGCGACCAGACCGAGCTGGAGGAGGAGCGGCGGCTCGCGTACGTCGGCGTCACCCGCGCCCGCTCCCGGCTCTACATCTCCCGCGCGGTCGTGCGCTCGGCCTGGGGCGCGCCGTCGCACAACCCCGGCTCCCGGTTCCTCGACGAGCTGCCGGTCGACCTGGTCGACTGGCGCCGCACCGAGGCCGCCCAGACCCAGTGGGGCCGTCCCGACCTCGCCAGCGGCTCGGCCGCCCGCCTCGGGGCGCCGACTGCTGCCGGCCGGCGCAACTTCTCAGCCGCCGCCGTCCGCGCCGACGCTGCCGCCCGGGCCAAGCCCGCGCGCGCGATCCCCAGCCTGGAGCCGGGTGACCGGGTGCTGCATGACTCGTTCGGCATGGGGACCGTGGTCGCCCTCGAGGGCGTCGACGAGAAGACCGTCGCCTCGATCGACTTCGGCTCCGAGGGCGTCAAGCGCCTGCTGCTCCGCTACGCGCCGGTGGAGAAGCTCTGA
- a CDS encoding M23 family metallopeptidase has protein sequence MGNHRAERRGHGRRPSDPPTQVVGKRRAEKPGRRSAPSAASTAPVVLREDEETLVLPVTVYPPPELAERPVVYQTSRIGGVRAAHTPRTGPSKPGARRSSSRAPLFRGVPGAPMMLGLAALAISAGGAVTAAGGLKDDDTPRFSQASALSGASSIGSVNLLDRRTVSRDSRRDALADAADEKLVNQAEAQSKQRDAALAKYAQQMEQQAAKLKLNQWQLPVSGYHLTARFGDYSGLWAHFHTGLDFAAPSGTEIHAVANGVVTSVGYDGAYGNKTVITLEDGTELWYCHQTSYVVNVGDQITGGQLIGYVGSTGNVTGPHLHLEVRPGGGDPVDPYAALVVHGLQP, from the coding sequence ATGGGTAACCACCGAGCGGAACGTCGCGGCCACGGCCGCCGTCCCTCGGACCCCCCGACCCAGGTCGTCGGGAAGCGCCGAGCTGAGAAGCCCGGCCGCCGGTCCGCCCCGTCCGCTGCCTCCACGGCCCCCGTCGTCCTCCGCGAGGACGAGGAGACCCTGGTCCTGCCGGTCACGGTGTACCCACCTCCCGAGCTCGCCGAACGTCCGGTCGTCTACCAGACCTCCCGCATCGGCGGCGTCCGCGCGGCGCACACCCCGCGCACCGGCCCGTCCAAGCCCGGTGCCCGCCGCAGCTCCTCCCGCGCGCCGCTCTTCCGCGGTGTCCCCGGCGCCCCGATGATGCTGGGCCTCGCGGCGCTGGCGATCTCGGCCGGCGGTGCGGTCACGGCGGCCGGCGGGCTCAAGGACGACGACACCCCCCGCTTCAGCCAGGCCAGCGCCCTCAGCGGCGCCAGCAGCATCGGCAGCGTCAACCTCCTGGACCGGCGCACGGTCAGCCGGGACTCCCGCCGCGACGCGCTCGCCGACGCGGCCGACGAGAAGCTCGTCAACCAGGCCGAGGCGCAGAGCAAGCAGCGTGACGCCGCCCTCGCGAAGTACGCCCAGCAGATGGAGCAGCAGGCCGCCAAGCTCAAGCTCAACCAGTGGCAGCTCCCCGTCTCCGGCTACCACCTCACCGCCCGCTTCGGTGACTACAGCGGCCTGTGGGCGCACTTCCACACGGGCCTGGATTTCGCGGCGCCCAGCGGCACCGAGATCCACGCGGTCGCCAACGGCGTCGTGACGTCCGTCGGCTACGACGGCGCCTACGGCAACAAGACCGTGATCACCCTGGAAGACGGCACCGAGCTCTGGTACTGCCACCAGACGTCGTACGTCGTCAACGTCGGCGACCAGATCACCGGCGGCCAGCTGATCGGCTACGTCGGCTCGACCGGCAACGTCACCGGCCCGCACCTGCACCTCGAGGTGCGCCCCGGCGGCGGCGACCCGGTCGACCCGTACGCCGCGCTCGTGGTGCACGGGCTCCAGCCCTGA
- the sucC gene encoding ADP-forming succinate--CoA ligase subunit beta, whose product MDLMEFQAKELFAKHGVPGTPGIVANTPAEARAAAEQLGVCVVKAQVKAGGRGKAGGVKLAKTPDEAEQHATAILGMEIKGLTVNRVLIAPAASIEEEYYFSFLLDRSNRSYLCIASVEGGVEIEEVAKTNPDAVKQIPIDAGTGVDEAKAREIVAEVGFPEALTDQAVQTVLALWTTFVEEDATLVEVNPLARLAGDKLEALDGKVSLDENAEFRHPEHAEFEDKAAADPLEAKAKEKGLNYVKLDGAVGIIGNGAGLVMSTLDVVAYAGEAHGGVKPANFLDIGGGASAQVMADGLDVILNDPQVKSVFVNVFGGITSCDAVANGIVGALEILGDEASKPLVVRLDGNNVEEGRRILAEANHPLVTLVDTMDGAADKAAELANKAGA is encoded by the coding sequence GTGGATCTGATGGAATTCCAGGCGAAGGAACTCTTCGCCAAGCACGGCGTACCGGGCACGCCCGGCATCGTCGCCAACACCCCGGCCGAGGCCCGAGCCGCCGCCGAGCAGCTCGGCGTCTGCGTCGTCAAGGCGCAGGTCAAGGCCGGCGGCCGCGGCAAGGCGGGAGGCGTCAAGCTCGCCAAGACGCCCGACGAGGCCGAGCAGCACGCCACCGCGATCCTCGGCATGGAGATCAAGGGCCTCACGGTCAACCGGGTCCTCATCGCCCCGGCGGCGAGCATCGAGGAGGAGTACTACTTCTCCTTCCTGCTCGACCGCTCCAACCGGTCCTACCTCTGCATCGCCAGCGTCGAGGGCGGTGTCGAGATCGAGGAGGTCGCGAAGACCAACCCGGACGCCGTGAAGCAGATCCCGATCGACGCCGGCACCGGTGTCGACGAGGCCAAGGCCCGCGAGATCGTCGCGGAGGTCGGCTTCCCGGAGGCGCTCACCGACCAGGCCGTGCAGACGGTCCTCGCCCTGTGGACGACCTTCGTCGAGGAGGACGCCACGCTCGTCGAGGTGAACCCGCTGGCCCGCCTGGCCGGTGACAAGCTCGAGGCGCTCGACGGCAAGGTCTCGCTCGACGAGAACGCCGAGTTCCGCCACCCGGAGCACGCCGAGTTCGAGGACAAGGCCGCGGCCGACCCGCTCGAGGCGAAGGCCAAGGAGAAGGGCCTCAACTACGTGAAGCTCGACGGTGCCGTGGGCATCATCGGCAACGGCGCGGGCCTGGTCATGTCGACGCTCGACGTCGTCGCGTACGCCGGTGAGGCGCACGGCGGGGTCAAGCCCGCCAACTTCCTCGACATCGGTGGCGGCGCGTCCGCCCAGGTGATGGCCGACGGCCTCGACGTGATCCTCAACGACCCGCAGGTCAAGAGCGTGTTCGTGAACGTCTTCGGCGGCATCACGTCCTGCGACGCGGTGGCCAACGGCATCGTCGGCGCGCTCGAGATCCTCGGCGACGAGGCGAGCAAGCCCCTCGTCGTACGCCTCGACGGCAACAACGTGGAGGAGGGCCGCCGCATCCTCGCGGAGGCCAACCACCCGCTGGTGACGCTGGTGGACACCATGGACGGTGCGGCCGACAAGGCTGCCGAGCTCGCGAACAAGGCAGGGGCCTGA
- the sucD gene encoding succinate--CoA ligase subunit alpha: MSIFLNKDSKVIVQGITGGEGTKHTRLMLKAGTNVVGGVNARKAGTTVTHQDADGNDVELPVFASVAEAIKETGADVSVAFVPPAFTKDAVIEAIDAEIGLLVIITEGVPVQDSAEFWAYAQGKATRIIGPNCPGIITPGEALAGITPATIAGKGPVGLVSKSGTLTYQMMFELKDYGFSTAIGIGGDPIIGTTHIDALEAFENDPETKAIVMIGEIGGDAEEKAAAYIKEHVTKPVVGYVAGFTAPEGKTMGHAGAIVSDGAGTAQGKKEALEAAGVKVGKTPSETASLMREILQNL; this comes from the coding sequence ATGTCGATCTTCCTGAACAAGGACTCCAAGGTCATCGTCCAGGGCATCACCGGCGGTGAGGGCACCAAGCACACCCGCCTGATGCTCAAGGCGGGGACCAACGTCGTCGGCGGCGTCAACGCCCGCAAGGCCGGCACCACCGTCACGCACCAGGACGCCGACGGCAACGACGTCGAGCTGCCCGTCTTCGCCTCGGTCGCCGAGGCGATCAAGGAGACCGGCGCCGACGTGTCGGTCGCCTTCGTGCCGCCGGCCTTCACCAAGGACGCCGTGATCGAGGCCATCGACGCCGAGATCGGCCTGCTGGTGATCATCACCGAGGGCGTGCCGGTGCAGGACAGCGCCGAGTTCTGGGCCTACGCCCAGGGCAAGGCCACCCGCATCATCGGCCCGAACTGTCCCGGCATCATCACGCCGGGCGAGGCCCTCGCGGGCATCACGCCCGCCACGATCGCCGGCAAGGGCCCGGTCGGCCTGGTGTCGAAGTCGGGCACGCTGACCTACCAGATGATGTTCGAGCTGAAGGACTACGGCTTCTCGACCGCCATCGGCATCGGCGGCGACCCGATCATCGGGACGACGCACATCGACGCCCTCGAGGCCTTCGAGAACGACCCCGAGACCAAGGCGATCGTGATGATCGGCGAGATCGGTGGCGACGCGGAGGAGAAGGCCGCGGCGTACATCAAGGAGCACGTGACCAAGCCGGTCGTCGGCTACGTCGCCGGCTTCACCGCTCCCGAGGGCAAGACCATGGGCCACGCCGGCGCCATCGTCTCCGACGGCGCGGGCACCGCGCAGGGCAAGAAGGAGGCCCTCGAGGCCGCTGGGGTCAAGGTCGGCAAGACGCCGTCCGAGACCGCCTCCCTGATGCGCGAGATCCTGCAGAACCTCTGA
- a CDS encoding SigE family RNA polymerase sigma factor, with amino-acid sequence MDEREFDDFYAASFQRITGQVYAMIGNRDEAQECVQEAFVRAWAHRRKLDRAEHPEAWVRTTAYRLAVSRWRRTVRGRRPVDRAVGLAVESAAPSEAHVALVAALKQLPEAQRQALVLHHIADMPVHDVAREVGVPEGTIKARLSRGRAALAALLADEEGLRHA; translated from the coding sequence ATGGACGAACGCGAGTTCGACGACTTCTACGCCGCGTCGTTCCAGCGGATCACCGGCCAGGTCTACGCCATGATCGGCAACCGCGACGAGGCGCAGGAGTGCGTGCAGGAGGCGTTCGTCCGCGCCTGGGCGCACCGAAGAAAGCTGGACCGGGCCGAGCACCCGGAGGCCTGGGTGCGTACCACGGCGTACCGCCTGGCGGTGAGCCGCTGGCGGCGCACCGTGCGCGGCCGCCGACCGGTCGACCGGGCCGTGGGCCTGGCGGTCGAGAGCGCGGCCCCCAGCGAGGCCCACGTCGCCCTGGTGGCGGCACTCAAGCAGCTGCCCGAGGCCCAGCGACAGGCGCTGGTGCTCCACCACATCGCCGACATGCCCGTGCACGACGTCGCCCGCGAGGTCGGCGTCCCCGAAGGAACCATCAAGGCCCGGCTCAGCCGCGGCCGCGCGGCGCTGGCCGCACTGCTCGCCGACGAGGAAGGACTCCGCCATGCGTGA